From the Opitutaceae bacterium genome, one window contains:
- a CDS encoding pyruvate formate lyase family protein has protein sequence MKCLPDLSFDAALVRSPFGPDFSAPLSLERALTRLHSSMAGKSPAARELAVLQMQIPASLQPIQDGDLFAGRILYPLVSFSPEPGGFGYACREDAIRAVTRAHALQGPELEEVEQMLAYWKGRTSQDRCRQAYSPLLARTLPTDEWTKESGIAFPLYRMAGSVLDYGKLVALGIPGLRLEVQKRLVATSTEEESDLLTHLLGALELLAGSCARYAKQAQDLAETASPERCAELQRMAGDLEAIGKRAPDSFSEAIQLIWLYALHSGTWNYGRLDVVLGPLLCRDMDSGKLSEQEALHMLESWWRLMKAYDNQYNNRVIIGGAGRPDEEAADRFALLAMEATRSVRLNQPQLTLRHHRGQNPALMAKALTVIGEGATFPMLYNDDVNVPAVAKAFAVPTDEAVHYVPYGCGEYVLACRSFGTPNGVINLAKALEVALHGGVDPWSRGMTGPVAPDLREMRTFEDVWRAYAEQVDHHVAALAEQERIEYEVAGQEAPFLFFTLLLDDCVARAKPVFRGGIRYLGGTIETYGNTNAADALHAINEVVFLRRQASLEEVVAACDANFQGEAHARIHRLLLAVSKYGNDEATADAMARRVHDHVCRVSAAQAKRQGMASYLVVIINNWANVIFGSTTGATPDGRKSGEALANGNNPNPGSDRSGTTAFLNSLASLDAAQHAGAVQNMKFSRELFGRSRPKLEAMLTGYWSRGGTQAMITVVSPEDLRAAMGEPQKWGHLMVRVGGFSARFIDLPPGAQLEVLNRTCHA, from the coding sequence ATGAAATGCCTGCCGGATCTCTCCTTCGACGCAGCGCTCGTCCGTTCGCCCTTCGGCCCGGACTTCAGCGCTCCGCTCTCGCTCGAACGCGCGCTCACCCGCCTGCACAGCTCAATGGCAGGCAAATCACCGGCTGCGAGGGAGCTCGCGGTTCTGCAGATGCAGATCCCGGCGTCGCTCCAACCCATCCAGGACGGAGATCTGTTCGCGGGACGCATTCTTTATCCTCTGGTCAGCTTCAGCCCCGAACCGGGGGGGTTTGGGTATGCCTGCCGCGAGGACGCGATCCGTGCCGTCACGCGCGCCCACGCGTTGCAAGGACCGGAACTGGAGGAGGTGGAGCAAATGCTGGCCTACTGGAAGGGCCGAACTTCCCAGGACCGATGCCGCCAAGCCTACTCGCCTTTGCTCGCGCGCACGCTTCCCACGGATGAATGGACTAAGGAAAGCGGAATCGCCTTCCCGCTCTATCGTATGGCCGGCAGCGTGCTCGACTACGGAAAGCTTGTCGCGCTGGGGATACCAGGTCTGAGGCTGGAGGTGCAGAAACGCCTCGTCGCCACCAGCACGGAAGAAGAGTCTGACCTGCTCACACACTTGCTCGGCGCCCTCGAACTCTTGGCCGGGAGCTGCGCCCGTTATGCGAAGCAGGCGCAGGATCTCGCGGAGACGGCGTCTCCGGAACGATGCGCAGAGCTCCAGCGGATGGCGGGTGACCTCGAGGCGATAGGCAAACGCGCGCCTGATTCCTTTTCCGAAGCAATCCAGCTGATCTGGCTTTATGCCCTGCATTCCGGCACGTGGAACTACGGTCGCCTCGATGTGGTACTCGGGCCCCTGCTTTGCCGGGACATGGATTCCGGGAAACTGTCGGAGCAGGAGGCGCTTCACATGCTCGAGAGTTGGTGGCGCCTGATGAAGGCCTACGACAACCAGTACAACAACCGGGTGATCATCGGAGGCGCAGGGCGCCCGGACGAGGAAGCGGCGGATAGGTTTGCCCTCCTCGCCATGGAGGCCACGAGGAGCGTCCGCCTCAATCAGCCGCAACTGACACTGCGTCACCATCGCGGCCAGAACCCGGCATTGATGGCGAAGGCTCTCACGGTGATTGGGGAAGGCGCCACGTTCCCGATGCTGTACAACGACGATGTCAATGTCCCTGCGGTCGCCAAGGCCTTCGCTGTCCCGACCGACGAGGCAGTCCACTACGTCCCGTATGGCTGCGGTGAATACGTGCTCGCGTGCAGGTCCTTTGGCACGCCCAACGGCGTGATCAACCTGGCCAAGGCGCTTGAGGTGGCACTCCATGGTGGAGTCGACCCCTGGTCGCGGGGCATGACCGGGCCAGTGGCGCCGGACTTGCGCGAGATGCGGACCTTTGAGGATGTTTGGCGGGCCTACGCCGAGCAGGTCGACCACCACGTCGCCGCGCTCGCCGAACAGGAGCGCATCGAGTATGAGGTCGCCGGGCAAGAGGCACCGTTCCTGTTCTTCACCCTGCTGCTCGACGACTGCGTTGCGCGTGCGAAACCGGTGTTTCGGGGTGGGATTCGGTATCTGGGCGGCACCATTGAAACCTACGGCAACACCAATGCCGCGGACGCGCTGCATGCGATCAACGAAGTGGTGTTCCTGCGGAGACAGGCGAGCCTCGAGGAAGTCGTCGCGGCCTGTGACGCCAACTTCCAAGGCGAGGCCCATGCACGCATTCATCGTCTTCTGCTAGCCGTTTCCAAGTACGGAAATGATGAGGCGACCGCGGATGCGATGGCCCGTCGCGTTCATGATCACGTCTGCCGAGTTTCGGCTGCACAGGCGAAACGGCAGGGAATGGCCAGCTACCTTGTCGTGATCATCAACAACTGGGCGAATGTGATCTTCGGCAGCACCACGGGAGCAACGCCCGACGGCCGAAAGTCCGGCGAGGCGCTTGCGAACGGCAACAATCCGAATCCAGGATCCGATCGCTCGGGCACCACCGCCTTTCTGAACTCCCTGGCAAGCCTCGACGCCGCGCAGCATGCGGGTGCCGTGCAAAACATGAAGTTCTCCCGCGAGCTCTTTGGCCGCTCAAGGCCCAAGCTCGAGGCGATGCTCACGGGCTACTGGTCGCGCGGAGGAACCCAGGCCATGATCACCGTTGTTTCCCCGGAAGACCTGCGGGCCGCAATGGGAGAACCTCAGAAATGGGGACACCTGATGGTGCGCGTGGGCGGCTTCAGCGCACGCTTCATAGACTTGCCCCCGGGGGCACAGCTCGAGGTGCTCAACCGCACCTGCCACGCATGA
- a CDS encoding phytanoyl-CoA dioxygenase family protein yields the protein MVSNPTPSASTGRLTPAQVDHYRNQGYVIFAQPVLSDERFQGLKSTFEGILANLPSTERPESMDVPHFMHPELLSWAFDPAILALVEPILGPDLALFSTHFICKPKGNGKRVPWHEDSAYWNGQIEPMEVCTVWLAIDPSTKINGCMMVIPRTHQEGRAGFSDYENVDTQSSVFSTEILKEQRDDSRRVYIELQPNQCSLHDARIQHGSEPNTSNIRRCGWTLRFCSTRSRFNQERFAGAHQVYLAKGRDLAGNVYADPTRAYPEVLAKRGELSRYKNSH from the coding sequence ATGGTCTCAAATCCCACCCCCTCTGCATCGACCGGCCGACTTACGCCGGCCCAGGTCGATCATTACCGCAACCAAGGCTACGTGATCTTCGCGCAGCCGGTACTATCGGACGAGCGCTTCCAAGGCCTGAAGTCCACCTTTGAAGGAATCCTCGCAAATCTGCCCTCCACCGAGCGTCCGGAATCGATGGATGTTCCGCATTTCATGCATCCCGAGCTGCTCAGCTGGGCGTTTGATCCGGCGATCCTTGCGCTGGTGGAGCCAATTCTCGGCCCTGACCTGGCGCTCTTCTCGACCCACTTCATCTGCAAACCCAAAGGCAATGGAAAGCGCGTGCCGTGGCACGAGGATTCGGCCTACTGGAACGGCCAGATCGAACCGATGGAGGTGTGCACGGTGTGGTTGGCAATTGATCCGTCGACCAAGATAAACGGTTGCATGATGGTCATCCCGCGGACGCACCAGGAGGGCCGCGCGGGCTTCTCCGATTACGAGAATGTTGACACCCAGTCATCCGTCTTTTCGACCGAGATCCTGAAGGAGCAACGGGACGACTCGCGGCGGGTGTACATCGAGTTGCAGCCCAACCAGTGCTCGCTGCATGACGCGCGGATTCAGCACGGCTCCGAGCCAAACACCTCCAATATCAGGCGCTGCGGCTGGACGCTGCGTTTCTGCTCCACCCGCTCCCGTTTCAATCAGGAACGGTTCGCCGGCGCCCACCAGGTCTACCTGGCCAAAGGCAGGGACTTGGCCGGCAACGTTTACGCCGATCCCACTCGCGCCTACCCGGAGGTGCTCGCGAAGCGCGGTGAACTGAGTCGCTACAAGAACAGCCACTGA
- a CDS encoding helix-turn-helix transcriptional regulator → MRKIRLSSLSDRINQHHIAVTRLKPRQRSELHTHDFCEVFLVEEGQGLHLWNGRQLPLSPGCAAWIWPEDTHAYEAGSGQNLVFINLAIPLAHWIAFESLLRHAPDAAAPWAGSPRGHRRLDELEASRCARALHELLERGASDRHLLPQAMTVMAEVLLEHTTAATHGTGVPEWLEGWRRSMFEPELLRRPIAFWQKRAGVSPAHLSRTCRRFYGMSPTELLNRSRVDWVQRRLRAGEHKGVELALDAGFENLGFFYRCFKRYTGCTPRQWLLRQGETVPVG, encoded by the coding sequence ATGCGTAAGATACGTCTGTCTTCGCTAAGTGACCGGATAAACCAACACCATATTGCTGTCACGCGATTGAAGCCGAGGCAGCGATCGGAACTCCACACCCATGATTTTTGCGAGGTGTTCCTCGTTGAGGAAGGTCAGGGCCTGCACCTTTGGAATGGGAGGCAACTTCCCTTGAGCCCTGGTTGCGCCGCGTGGATCTGGCCTGAGGATACACACGCCTACGAAGCCGGATCTGGGCAGAACCTCGTGTTCATTAATCTGGCAATTCCCCTGGCGCATTGGATCGCTTTCGAGTCCCTGCTCCGTCACGCGCCGGATGCGGCCGCACCGTGGGCGGGTTCACCTCGTGGGCATCGGAGGCTTGATGAGCTTGAGGCCAGCCGTTGCGCCCGTGCACTACACGAACTCCTTGAGCGCGGGGCGAGCGATCGACATCTGCTGCCCCAGGCAATGACCGTGATGGCAGAGGTCCTGCTCGAGCACACGACGGCTGCCACGCACGGCACCGGCGTCCCGGAGTGGCTTGAGGGATGGCGCCGCAGCATGTTCGAGCCGGAACTTCTGAGGCGTCCGATCGCGTTCTGGCAAAAGCGAGCCGGGGTGAGCCCTGCCCATCTCTCGCGTACCTGCCGGCGGTTCTACGGGATGTCCCCCACGGAACTCCTTAACCGGTCGCGGGTGGACTGGGTACAGCGCCGCTTGCGTGCTGGGGAACACAAGGGTGTGGAGCTCGCCCTGGATGCCGGCTTCGAGAATCTCGGCTTCTTCTATCGGTGCTTCAAGCGCTACACCGGGTGCACGCCCCGCCAGTGGTTGTTGCGCCAGGGGGAGACTGTGCCGGTTGGGTGA
- a CDS encoding AraC family transcriptional regulator: protein MPLWLDGHIALRTARMPVHKQRFRRPEQAEAGLRLKPVFQDFHLLTMEGDFEYPRHQHTNYELILIEHGPYRCELNGAEIRITAPQALLIKPGDWHQDHLRDGQRHYVLHFELRSAVPGVAASPVFRDGVAPDDQVAGGDFSGEIQLVRELRQEAESRGRYSGAIQDALLEAIFWRTLRLLRDEALSPQFRQLPDTDRRREEIATVFTGFLGKNPTVTELAGALQVSPRQLVNQCRALFGQAPARLLLEMKLRRADELLRYRGMRVSEVSGELGFANPYHFSRVYKRLRGLPPNLSRQRSDPA from the coding sequence ATGCCGTTGTGGCTTGATGGGCATATCGCTTTGCGCACCGCCCGAATGCCTGTTCACAAACAAAGATTTCGTCGACCCGAACAAGCGGAAGCGGGCCTCCGGCTCAAACCGGTTTTCCAGGATTTTCATCTCCTGACCATGGAGGGAGATTTCGAGTATCCGCGTCACCAACACACCAACTATGAGCTGATCCTCATTGAGCACGGACCTTATCGCTGCGAATTAAATGGAGCGGAGATCCGAATCACCGCGCCGCAGGCATTGCTAATCAAGCCGGGCGATTGGCATCAGGATCACCTTCGGGACGGGCAGCGGCATTATGTGCTGCATTTCGAACTGCGGTCAGCCGTGCCGGGAGTGGCCGCATCGCCGGTTTTCCGTGATGGCGTGGCACCTGACGACCAGGTCGCGGGTGGGGATTTTAGCGGCGAAATCCAGTTAGTCCGGGAACTCAGGCAGGAGGCGGAATCGCGGGGCAGATACTCCGGCGCCATCCAGGACGCCCTCCTGGAGGCAATATTCTGGCGAACGCTGCGCCTGCTCCGCGACGAGGCGTTGAGCCCACAGTTTCGGCAGTTGCCCGACACGGACCGGAGGCGGGAGGAGATCGCAACGGTGTTCACGGGCTTTCTCGGGAAGAATCCGACTGTTACTGAACTGGCTGGGGCCCTGCAGGTGAGCCCACGGCAACTGGTGAACCAGTGCCGGGCGCTGTTTGGACAGGCGCCGGCAAGGCTGTTGCTGGAGATGAAGCTCCGGCGGGCCGACGAGCTCCTTCGGTATAGAGGCATGAGAGTCAGCGAAGTGAGCGGCGAGCTTGGCTTTGCCAACCCTTACCACTTCTCGCGTGTGTACAAGCGCCTCCGTGGGCTTCCCCCTAACCTGAGCCGCCAACGCAGCGACCCCGCCTAA
- a CDS encoding cellulase N-terminal Ig-like domain-containing protein, which yields MIDPYLPPSPVPIGFLVSQIGYDTAETKRAIVRGPQAHLPPGAWAILKGVDGSVVWRGECKLWGEIWGSHWWVADFSEVGRVGEFTLEVGEGAAIRHTAAVTIGENVLFDSTWYPVAIQQAERRQWLIADRQGWYDAGCHWQEANSHAAYLFGLCDLYQSCGYKMKEEMRARLLAQIEQGTSYLARLQDMAREAKLGDGALVHQCFKMDKLVIPGDAPKAAVAFLRVSEILAESKQEKSVDYRARAKSALAWLQHQVPKPDLRFNGLAYGLPYASKPPEDLSTQDLAMAAWAEALIAAQSGDESAADSTPLLKQLLERQFKEEESVEGLYGHFRLFPGWPNPVAGWAHGVIADAAEFCTDVGATFGINMMPFLVLLERFPQHPEAATWRKAVRDYAYGYFLPTCTANPFFLAPNGQFPGQGVIWFAGLWHGANSHYGLAAQHAYRFAQLFDDERFLPIATGNLQWIAGLNAGLTEESQASAKVTYQEVPAGTAVPVSMINGIGRRCAGSWMNIRGAICNGFSTGEQFVWDVPPEKRYDGPFRFTEEDWITHSGAWLAALSVQQILRQSKR from the coding sequence ATGATTGACCCCTACCTGCCTCCTTCCCCCGTTCCGATTGGATTTCTTGTTTCCCAAATTGGTTACGATACGGCCGAGACGAAGCGGGCGATTGTGCGTGGACCTCAGGCGCATCTTCCGCCGGGGGCTTGGGCCATCCTGAAGGGCGTGGACGGAAGCGTGGTTTGGCGAGGTGAATGCAAGTTGTGGGGCGAGATTTGGGGGAGTCATTGGTGGGTCGCTGATTTTTCAGAAGTGGGCCGGGTGGGTGAGTTCACACTTGAAGTGGGAGAAGGCGCGGCAATCCGGCATACGGCCGCCGTGACGATCGGTGAGAACGTCCTTTTCGACTCCACTTGGTATCCCGTGGCCATTCAACAGGCCGAACGCAGGCAATGGCTGATCGCAGACCGCCAGGGCTGGTACGACGCCGGTTGCCACTGGCAGGAGGCCAATTCGCACGCGGCATACCTCTTTGGCTTATGCGATCTGTACCAGTCCTGTGGATACAAGATGAAGGAGGAGATGCGCGCCCGGCTCCTTGCGCAGATCGAGCAGGGAACATCGTACCTCGCTCGTCTTCAGGACATGGCGAGGGAGGCGAAGCTCGGTGACGGTGCGCTCGTCCACCAGTGCTTCAAAATGGACAAGCTGGTTATTCCCGGCGACGCCCCGAAGGCCGCTGTCGCATTCCTGCGGGTGTCGGAGATCCTGGCGGAGTCGAAACAGGAGAAATCGGTCGACTATCGCGCCAGGGCGAAGTCCGCCCTGGCTTGGCTACAGCATCAGGTGCCCAAGCCCGACCTTCGATTCAACGGCCTTGCCTACGGTTTGCCTTATGCGTCGAAACCACCCGAGGATCTTTCGACCCAGGACCTCGCGATGGCGGCCTGGGCGGAGGCGTTGATCGCGGCTCAAAGCGGTGATGAGTCGGCTGCCGATTCGACGCCGTTACTGAAGCAACTGCTCGAGCGCCAATTCAAGGAAGAGGAGAGCGTCGAGGGGCTTTACGGCCATTTCCGCCTGTTCCCGGGCTGGCCGAACCCAGTCGCTGGCTGGGCGCACGGCGTAATCGCTGACGCGGCCGAATTCTGCACGGATGTGGGCGCCACGTTTGGCATCAACATGATGCCATTCCTCGTGCTGCTCGAGCGCTTCCCGCAGCACCCCGAGGCGGCGACCTGGCGCAAGGCGGTCCGAGATTATGCATACGGGTATTTTCTCCCGACGTGCACGGCCAATCCTTTTTTCCTCGCTCCAAATGGGCAGTTTCCGGGCCAGGGCGTGATTTGGTTTGCGGGCCTGTGGCATGGCGCCAATTCGCACTACGGACTGGCGGCGCAGCACGCGTATCGCTTCGCGCAGCTGTTTGACGACGAACGATTCCTCCCCATCGCGACAGGAAACCTGCAGTGGATTGCCGGCTTGAATGCGGGCCTCACCGAGGAGTCGCAGGCGTCCGCCAAAGTTACGTACCAGGAGGTTCCCGCCGGTACTGCAGTTCCGGTTTCGATGATCAACGGAATCGGTCGACGTTGCGCGGGTTCCTGGATGAATATCCGCGGTGCCATCTGCAACGGCTTTTCGACCGGCGAACAGTTCGTCTGGGATGTGCCTCCCGAGAAGCGCTACGACGGTCCGTTCCGCTTCACCGAGGAGGACTGGATCACGCACTCAGGCGCCTGGCTCGCGGCCCTTTCAGTCCAGCAAATCCTCAGGCAGTCCAAACGATAA
- the deoC gene encoding deoxyribose-phosphate aldolase — protein sequence MTLPLPKSVAEVAALIDHSLLHPTMTDAQVRSGLEFTLKNGCASACVKPYSVPEAAAILRGSKSKVCAVVGFPHGNSHVGIKVTEARRAISEGSTEIDVVVNIGKVTSGDWRYVSNELKEFNHACVSEGAIVKVIFENDYLKEAEIIRLCELCTEHDVAFVKTSSGFGYVKQPNGDYNYLGATDEHLKLMRKHSGPKVGIKAAGGVRSFEDVMRVIPLGVTRIGAGSTAAILDAARARFEGGPAGAASKVDGY from the coding sequence ATGACACTCCCACTTCCCAAATCAGTCGCAGAAGTCGCGGCCCTTATCGATCATTCGCTGCTGCATCCGACCATGACGGACGCCCAGGTGCGCTCCGGCCTTGAATTCACACTCAAGAATGGCTGCGCCTCCGCCTGCGTAAAGCCGTACTCCGTGCCGGAAGCAGCGGCAATTCTGCGCGGGTCGAAGTCGAAGGTCTGCGCGGTGGTGGGCTTTCCCCACGGCAATAGCCACGTCGGCATCAAGGTGACCGAGGCGCGCCGAGCCATTTCGGAGGGCTCCACCGAGATCGATGTCGTTGTCAATATTGGCAAGGTCACAAGCGGAGACTGGCGCTACGTTTCCAACGAGCTGAAGGAGTTCAACCACGCCTGCGTTTCGGAAGGTGCGATCGTGAAGGTGATCTTCGAGAACGACTACCTGAAGGAGGCCGAGATCATTCGGCTTTGTGAACTGTGCACCGAGCATGACGTGGCGTTCGTGAAGACGTCTTCAGGATTTGGATACGTCAAGCAGCCAAATGGTGACTACAACTACCTGGGTGCGACGGATGAGCATTTGAAACTGATGCGAAAGCACAGCGGGCCCAAGGTGGGTATCAAGGCCGCGGGAGGCGTCCGTTCGTTCGAGGATGTCATGCGCGTAATTCCCCTCGGCGTGACGCGGATCGGCGCCGGCTCCACGGCTGCCATTCTTGACGCCGCGCGCGCCAGATTCGAAGGCGGCCCGGCAGGCGCGGCCTCCAAGGTCGATGGCTATTAA
- the rbsK gene encoding ribokinase produces the protein MKTSAPIAVVGSANVDHVMQVPHLPARGETVTDGAYLLGFGGKGANQAVAVGRLSGACTFIGAVGKDAAGAALLEGMRESCVDTRLTRIDPATHTGTALVMVDQQGANYLTVAPGANYSVTPVQVDAAAELLGASPCILLQMEVPVETNERVLALGKLREVPVILNYAPVRLLRPSILRDTAVLVVNENEAEALVSFAVVEEKSAREAAMRLAALGPSRGVITRGPAGATYWDREYVGAVPAYPVKPVDTTAAGDTFCGGLAVALSEGKSMHDAVVFASAAAALSVTRMGAQSSIPWRREVDEFLAREKTPGVSDPS, from the coding sequence GTGAAGACCTCCGCCCCCATTGCCGTTGTTGGCAGCGCCAATGTCGACCATGTCATGCAGGTGCCCCATCTCCCCGCTCGGGGAGAAACGGTGACGGATGGCGCCTACTTGCTGGGCTTTGGCGGCAAGGGCGCGAACCAGGCGGTCGCCGTCGGCCGCCTTTCGGGAGCATGTACATTCATTGGAGCGGTCGGAAAGGATGCGGCGGGAGCGGCCCTCCTTGAGGGGATGCGCGAGTCCTGCGTCGACACCCGCCTGACGCGCATCGATCCGGCCACACACACCGGCACGGCCCTGGTGATGGTCGACCAGCAGGGCGCGAACTACCTCACCGTGGCGCCGGGTGCCAACTACTCGGTGACGCCCGTGCAGGTCGACGCCGCGGCAGAGTTGCTTGGGGCGTCTCCGTGCATCCTGTTGCAGATGGAGGTGCCGGTGGAGACCAACGAACGGGTGCTCGCACTCGGCAAACTGCGCGAGGTTCCTGTCATTCTCAATTATGCTCCAGTGCGCCTGCTGCGTCCCTCGATTCTGCGCGACACAGCGGTGCTCGTCGTGAATGAGAATGAGGCCGAGGCATTGGTCTCCTTTGCGGTGGTCGAGGAGAAAAGCGCGCGCGAGGCTGCCATGAGACTCGCCGCCCTCGGTCCCTCGCGCGGGGTCATCACGAGGGGACCGGCGGGGGCGACGTATTGGGACCGCGAATACGTGGGCGCCGTGCCTGCCTACCCAGTCAAGCCGGTTGACACGACCGCCGCGGGGGACACGTTTTGCGGCGGCCTGGCCGTCGCATTGAGCGAAGGGAAGTCCATGCATGACGCGGTGGTCTTCGCTTCAGCCGCCGCCGCGCTTTCAGTCACGAGAATGGGGGCGCAGTCCTCGATTCCCTGGAGGCGCGAGGTCGACGAGTTCCTCGCCCGCGAGAAAACGCCCGGCGTCAGCGACCCTTCTTGA
- a CDS encoding DUF1573 domain-containing protein codes for MNSRLLSCLILLLAPAAANESQSTPPAAGTPASGQVRASLTWSPSHPRIEAAVGDKEVEGGFELKNMGDTPLLLTGVHASCGCAFVEIGTLPRSPQTLAPGETIKARVRIDLTHKYGPFAKSVYLTTDRGAFEIRVDVIQSGERKHAHDDIRMANMAAAKADRQAVFRADCARCHSPEPTLLDGQTLYLKTCAICHESPNRAEAVPALVLGQVPGRLENYWETWTREGRDGTMMPAFEKTKGGPLSEEQIAALLRFLKKGR; via the coding sequence ATGAACAGTCGCCTCCTATCCTGCCTCATACTTCTTTTGGCGCCGGCTGCAGCGAATGAATCGCAGTCGACACCCCCAGCCGCCGGTACGCCTGCGTCGGGCCAAGTGCGCGCATCGTTGACCTGGTCCCCCAGTCACCCTCGGATTGAGGCCGCAGTGGGAGACAAAGAGGTGGAGGGCGGCTTCGAGCTAAAGAATATGGGCGACACTCCGCTGCTGCTGACAGGCGTGCATGCCTCCTGCGGGTGCGCCTTCGTCGAGATCGGAACCCTGCCCCGCAGCCCCCAGACTCTGGCCCCGGGGGAAACCATAAAGGCGCGCGTTCGCATCGACCTCACGCACAAATACGGGCCTTTTGCCAAGTCGGTGTACCTCACGACCGACCGAGGGGCGTTCGAGATACGGGTGGACGTCATCCAATCTGGTGAGCGAAAGCACGCCCACGACGACATCCGGATGGCAAACATGGCGGCGGCGAAAGCAGATCGGCAGGCGGTGTTTCGCGCGGATTGCGCACGCTGCCATTCGCCTGAACCAACGCTACTGGACGGGCAGACCCTGTATTTGAAGACCTGCGCCATTTGCCACGAAAGCCCAAATCGGGCCGAAGCGGTCCCCGCTCTCGTGCTGGGTCAGGTACCTGGCAGGTTGGAGAACTACTGGGAGACCTGGACCCGGGAAGGACGCGACGGCACCATGATGCCCGCGTTCGAAAAAACAAAGGGGGGGCCGCTTTCTGAAGAGCAAATCGCGGCTCTTCTGCGCTTTCTCAAGAAGGGTCGCTGA
- a CDS encoding glycoside hydrolase family 140 protein, producing MKLASLPRWLLLASLPLALSAAGPASLPRVQVHQDGHYLQTEDGKPFLWIGDTAWQLMQLATPDECSYYLNIRAKQGFTVIQTIVLAENGSITRPNTLGDVAFIDQDPKKPNHVFFDHVVRVVDEAGALGLYVALVPSWGDKLTAPWGDGPRIFRNDNLEDARAYGRYLGDRLKDRTNVMFVIGGDRPAKLKGLENDFLQNLAKEAGFPPDQDWTPIWTAMSEGLTDGFGRDPVCLYHPQGGQFSSSQQVPEVPWIDIHGMQSGHGGGHDTPVWEWVLRDFAMKPAKPTMDIEPNYEDHPYNPWPRWDASTGWFRDHDVRKQCYRGIFAGAAGVTYGHHAVWQFAGARNDVINFGDRDWIDALHRPGARQLIHLRNLIESRPFFTRVPDMGLIVQQPGRDGANTCVATRDAEGSYALIYVPNIDLTVTVDLRKLRSPTVKAWWYDTRTGFSHPLGAFETRAPRDFKSPPYGPDWVLMLEDPASDYPRPGVPIVHR from the coding sequence ATGAAACTGGCTTCCCTACCCCGGTGGCTGCTGCTCGCCTCGCTTCCATTGGCTTTATCCGCAGCCGGACCAGCCTCGCTCCCCCGCGTTCAGGTTCATCAAGACGGCCATTACCTCCAGACTGAGGATGGCAAACCGTTCCTCTGGATTGGAGACACCGCCTGGCAGCTCATGCAGTTGGCCACTCCCGACGAGTGTAGTTACTATCTGAATATCCGCGCGAAGCAGGGCTTCACCGTGATCCAGACCATTGTGCTCGCAGAAAATGGAAGTATCACACGTCCGAATACGCTCGGCGATGTCGCCTTTATCGACCAGGACCCGAAGAAGCCCAATCACGTGTTCTTTGACCATGTCGTGAGAGTCGTCGATGAAGCCGGCGCCCTCGGGCTCTACGTGGCTTTGGTACCGAGCTGGGGCGACAAGCTGACGGCACCGTGGGGAGACGGGCCCCGGATTTTCAGAAATGACAATCTTGAGGATGCACGCGCCTACGGGCGCTATCTCGGCGACCGTCTCAAGGATCGAACGAATGTGATGTTTGTGATCGGCGGCGATCGGCCAGCGAAGCTGAAGGGGCTTGAGAACGACTTCCTGCAGAACCTCGCGAAAGAGGCCGGTTTCCCGCCTGATCAGGACTGGACACCCATCTGGACTGCGATGAGCGAAGGCCTTACCGACGGCTTTGGCCGCGATCCCGTATGTCTCTACCACCCCCAGGGTGGCCAGTTTTCCTCCTCGCAGCAGGTGCCTGAGGTACCCTGGATCGACATTCACGGCATGCAAAGCGGCCACGGTGGCGGGCACGACACCCCCGTGTGGGAATGGGTGTTGCGGGATTTTGCGATGAAGCCGGCGAAGCCTACAATGGACATCGAACCGAACTACGAGGACCACCCGTACAACCCGTGGCCTCGCTGGGATGCGAGCACCGGCTGGTTTCGCGATCATGACGTCCGCAAGCAATGCTATCGCGGAATATTCGCTGGCGCAGCAGGTGTCACCTATGGCCACCACGCGGTGTGGCAGTTTGCCGGCGCACGCAACGACGTCATCAACTTTGGCGATCGCGACTGGATCGATGCGCTCCACCGCCCCGGGGCGCGACAATTGATCCACCTGCGAAACCTGATTGAATCGCGTCCATTCTTCACCCGGGTTCCGGATATGGGTCTAATCGTGCAGCAACCCGGCCGCGACGGCGCAAACACCTGCGTGGCCACTCGCGATGCCGAAGGAAGCTACGCACTGATCTATGTCCCGAATATCGACCTCACAGTCACCGTGGACCTGCGCAAGCTTCGCTCACCCACGGTCAAGGCGTGGTGGTATGACACCCGCACCGGTTTCAGCCATCCACTGGGAGCGTTTGAAACCCGCGCCCCTCGTGATTTCAAGTCACCTCCGTACGGACCGGACTGGGTGTTGATGCTCGAAGACCCGGCCTCCGACTATCCGAGGCCAGGGGTTCCTATCGTTCATCGATGA